Proteins encoded by one window of Chondromyces crocatus:
- a CDS encoding dual specificity protein phosphatase family protein: MRYGGSFLALSGSLAVLGGASGGSGLLLLWPALSFVVVGAAYVARRPGLLGKRTDGTVAWWAMVLLGPYFLLARGVWRALRLGGKPCADEVSPALWVGRRPFAWELPEGVRVIVDLTAEFPADGAVGRHPGYHCVPTLDGTAPEGEVLVALVERLRGEEGVYLHCAAGHGRSATVAAALLLSRGLATTVDEAEAQLRRRRPGIRLNAAQRRVLEEVVARGRA; encoded by the coding sequence ATGCGGTACGGAGGCTCGTTTCTCGCGCTGAGTGGCTCTCTGGCCGTGCTGGGAGGAGCGAGCGGCGGAAGTGGGCTCTTGCTGCTGTGGCCAGCGTTGAGCTTCGTGGTCGTCGGTGCTGCGTACGTGGCCCGTCGGCCCGGGCTTCTGGGCAAGCGGACCGATGGCACGGTGGCGTGGTGGGCGATGGTCTTGCTCGGGCCTTACTTCCTGCTGGCCCGAGGTGTCTGGCGAGCGCTGCGGCTCGGAGGCAAGCCATGCGCGGATGAGGTGAGCCCGGCGCTGTGGGTTGGGCGGCGGCCCTTCGCGTGGGAGCTGCCGGAAGGGGTGCGGGTGATCGTGGATCTGACGGCCGAGTTCCCGGCCGACGGGGCGGTGGGCCGCCACCCGGGATACCACTGTGTGCCCACGCTCGATGGGACGGCGCCCGAGGGAGAGGTGCTCGTCGCGCTCGTGGAGCGCCTGCGCGGGGAAGAAGGGGTGTACCTGCACTGTGCGGCTGGCCATGGCCGTTCGGCGACCGTGGCGGCAGCGCTGCTGCTCTCGCGGGGGCTGGCGACCACGGTGGACGAAGCGGAGGCGCAGCTCCGGCGACGTCGGCCGGGCATCCGGCTGAACGCGGCGCAGCGGCGGGTGCTGGAGGAGGTCGTCGCGCGAGGGCGGGCGTGA
- a CDS encoding formylglycine-generating enzyme family protein, translating into MDISRHAWIAPVLLALPALGCIREIYAVEARVIQDLGCPRDRIEIHPQGGSVFQVSACNQIYTYVCTENGTLSCVREEEEDDADDFRGQPSPAPAQAKLDECPEGSSRQGDRCVASTATTCPVGQRLDRELGCVSGGGPSTAGPPPPRSPECPSGMAYVQGGPLALDANDDVMIPDLCVDITEVTAGAYGRCASRGDCSTEGLVCKNAVATYVGVDRRDHPINCVSWGQATVYCKSERKRLPTADEWLWIARGGHARTLFPWGDDPPSQQPCWSGSDRQGSTCVAGLPKGDSTPHRILGFAGNVAEWTSTKAGADTLRMIRGGHFGAGKDRGATLLSSAPLPVGTHDPGVGFRCVASPER; encoded by the coding sequence ATGGACATCTCGCGCCACGCCTGGATCGCACCTGTCCTCCTTGCCCTCCCGGCCCTCGGCTGCATCCGCGAGATCTACGCCGTCGAAGCGCGCGTCATCCAGGATCTCGGCTGCCCTCGGGACCGCATCGAAATCCATCCCCAGGGCGGCTCCGTATTCCAGGTGTCGGCCTGCAACCAGATCTACACCTACGTCTGTACGGAGAATGGCACCCTCTCGTGCGTGCGCGAGGAGGAGGAAGACGACGCGGACGACTTCCGCGGACAGCCTTCCCCGGCTCCGGCCCAGGCCAAGCTGGACGAGTGTCCCGAAGGTTCTTCCCGCCAAGGGGATCGTTGCGTCGCCAGCACGGCCACCACCTGCCCGGTGGGTCAGCGGCTCGACCGTGAACTCGGCTGCGTCTCTGGCGGTGGCCCCTCGACCGCGGGCCCGCCTCCGCCTCGCTCCCCCGAATGCCCCTCCGGAATGGCCTACGTTCAGGGGGGGCCACTCGCCCTCGATGCCAACGACGACGTCATGATCCCCGACCTCTGCGTCGATATCACCGAGGTGACCGCCGGCGCTTACGGACGCTGCGCGAGCCGTGGCGACTGCTCCACCGAAGGCCTCGTCTGCAAGAACGCCGTCGCAACCTACGTGGGGGTCGACCGGCGCGACCACCCCATCAACTGTGTGAGCTGGGGCCAGGCCACCGTGTACTGCAAGTCCGAGCGCAAACGGCTCCCCACCGCGGACGAGTGGCTCTGGATCGCTCGCGGCGGCCACGCCCGCACCCTCTTTCCCTGGGGTGACGACCCGCCGTCCCAGCAGCCCTGCTGGTCGGGCAGCGACCGGCAGGGATCCACGTGTGTCGCGGGGCTCCCCAAGGGGGACAGCACGCCTCATCGCATTCTCGGCTTCGCGGGCAATGTCGCCGAGTGGACCTCGACCAAGGCAGGGGCGGACACCCTCCGGATGATCCGCGGCGGTCATTTTGGCGCCGGGAAGGACCGAGGCGCGACGCTCCTCTCCAGCGCTCCGTTGCCCGTCGGGACCCACGACCCAGGGGTCGGCTTCCGCTGCGTGGCCTCGCCGGAGAGGTGA
- a CDS encoding DUF6022 family protein: MTDLTANELRDIHALGRTISHHVERSWQALLDGERERLVHVYERAGDMAYGAYLSLLFRPVHQALMKAGLRARPRLPGEFDISREWGNEDESDQQRWMWSTIRPLNGEPLGTIVTVTFHDHTRFRLPRQPQMLSLDEVGKEAVVAALSRRSDAFGKALEFTLEYEAYLKREAEAGREG, encoded by the coding sequence ATGACGGATCTCACGGCGAACGAACTGCGTGACATTCACGCGCTGGGGCGCACGATTTCACATCATGTCGAGAGGAGCTGGCAGGCATTGCTCGATGGGGAGCGTGAGCGGCTGGTGCATGTCTACGAGCGCGCGGGTGACATGGCCTATGGGGCCTATCTCAGCCTGCTGTTCCGGCCGGTGCATCAGGCGCTGATGAAGGCAGGGCTGCGGGCGAGGCCGAGGCTCCCGGGAGAGTTCGACATCTCAAGGGAGTGGGGCAACGAGGACGAGAGCGACCAGCAACGGTGGATGTGGAGCACCATCCGCCCGCTGAACGGGGAGCCTCTGGGGACCATCGTGACCGTCACCTTCCACGATCACACCCGGTTCCGGCTGCCGCGGCAGCCGCAGATGCTCTCGCTGGACGAGGTGGGCAAGGAGGCCGTGGTGGCAGCCCTTTCACGGCGCTCCGATGCGTTCGGCAAAGCGCTGGAGTTCACCCTCGAATACGAGGCGTACCTGAAGCGCGAAGCGGAGGCGGGGCGAGAGGGGTAG
- a CDS encoding S28 family serine protease: MRSSLSCCLAALLSLCALVACGDDADPAPGGPGGGGEGPGGGTGAAGGTAGAGGVGGSGPEEEADILDQLRGIEGMSVEEQSSTIDGYRYFVMTFEQPADHADPAGVRFQQRLVLHHRDASAPFVLGTSGYGISTTQQRATELSALLGANQVRVEHRFFGPSRPEPADWSWLTIEQSSADLHRIVEVLRPLYEGPWISTGESKGGMTAVYHRRFYPDDVQATVAYVAPQSYGISDPRYPAFLAERGDPACRQALLDFQREILLRRPAMLALASEQATAQGLTYGVVGMEQALESAALEFIFTFWQTYGNAACAFIPTAAASDTDVWDFLGIVAGPSFWSDNVMSFYEPYYWQAAVQLGYPAHAEANVADLLVYPGFDVAASYVAPGKTPVFDPDAMLDIADWLATEGERMLFIYGEDDAYTAAAFDLGGAQDSYLLVEPGGTHGATLSTLTPSDRQVAFAALEAWTGVAPSPPSQSLMAPRASRWIHGDRWLP, from the coding sequence ATGCGATCGTCCCTGTCGTGCTGTCTCGCAGCTCTCCTGAGTCTGTGCGCTCTCGTCGCCTGCGGGGATGACGCCGATCCAGCGCCTGGTGGGCCTGGCGGTGGAGGAGAGGGACCGGGAGGGGGGACTGGAGCGGCCGGGGGGACAGCGGGCGCGGGTGGCGTGGGGGGCTCCGGTCCGGAGGAGGAAGCCGACATCCTGGACCAGCTCCGGGGCATCGAGGGGATGAGCGTGGAGGAGCAGTCGTCCACGATCGATGGCTACCGCTACTTCGTGATGACGTTCGAGCAGCCTGCCGATCACGCCGATCCGGCCGGGGTCCGCTTCCAGCAGCGCCTGGTGCTGCACCACCGCGACGCCTCCGCGCCGTTCGTGCTCGGGACCAGCGGCTACGGGATCAGCACGACGCAGCAGCGCGCCACCGAGCTTTCGGCACTGCTCGGCGCGAACCAGGTCCGGGTGGAGCACCGCTTCTTCGGGCCCTCCCGGCCCGAGCCCGCCGACTGGTCGTGGCTCACCATCGAGCAGTCCTCCGCGGATCTCCACCGCATCGTCGAGGTGCTGCGGCCCCTTTACGAGGGGCCCTGGATCTCCACCGGCGAGAGCAAGGGCGGCATGACGGCCGTCTACCATCGCCGGTTCTACCCGGACGACGTGCAAGCCACCGTCGCCTATGTCGCCCCGCAGAGCTACGGCATCTCCGATCCGCGCTACCCCGCCTTCCTCGCCGAGCGTGGTGATCCGGCGTGCAGACAGGCGTTGCTCGACTTCCAGCGCGAGATCCTCCTGCGTCGCCCGGCCATGCTCGCGCTCGCGTCCGAGCAAGCGACGGCGCAGGGCCTCACGTACGGCGTCGTCGGGATGGAGCAGGCGCTGGAGTCGGCCGCGCTCGAGTTCATCTTCACCTTCTGGCAGACCTACGGAAACGCCGCGTGCGCGTTCATCCCGACCGCTGCGGCCAGCGACACCGATGTGTGGGATTTCCTCGGCATCGTGGCGGGGCCTTCGTTCTGGTCCGACAACGTGATGAGCTTCTACGAGCCTTATTACTGGCAGGCGGCGGTGCAGCTCGGGTACCCCGCCCATGCCGAGGCGAACGTGGCCGACCTGCTCGTCTATCCCGGCTTCGACGTGGCGGCGTCGTACGTGGCGCCTGGAAAGACGCCGGTCTTCGATCCGGACGCGATGCTCGACATCGCCGATTGGCTCGCCACCGAGGGGGAGCGGATGCTGTTCATCTACGGCGAAGACGACGCCTACACCGCCGCCGCGTTCGATCTGGGTGGGGCCCAGGACTCGTACCTGCTGGTCGAGCCCGGAGGCACCCACGGGGCGACGCTTTCCACACTGACCCCCAGCGATCGGCAGGTGGCCTTCGCCGCGCTGGAGGCGTGGACGGGGGTCGCTCCGAGCCCGCCGAGTCAGTCCCTGATGGCGCCTCGTGCGAGCCGGTGGATCCACGGCGATCGCTGGTTGCCCTGA